The Nicotiana tabacum cultivar K326 chromosome 5, ASM71507v2, whole genome shotgun sequence sequence ttactaactccattagagttataatcaaaatttattttctttgcttgtatttaatatcaaattatagaatttcaagaatttaaaagagaaaaataaagtaaaatacttaccttaaatccagaatttaatcataAAGGAAGTTCATGAaataattgacaatcattatgctcaatcccaaagcttctactcaattgattagagtctcgtgctgataacatgtgataaaataataaaagaagaagaagagtattgcagagaaagtacggagagagaattcttattgatttggaatgatttacaatggaatagaacccctctatttatagggggaGAGTGACTTAGCCATCAAGTAACAAACTCTataatctctctaaaatatagatattcaccttaaatagaattctatttataacctGATCTAAATAAGTCTTGATATATGTGTGGTTATAGATGATATCATTAAGGGTAAATATGAAGTTTAAAGATAAATTACTTTTAGATATAGAAAGATATCATTCTTTTGAAACATACCAAAAAGGAAGGTGTATCATGTATATAAATCGAgacaaagaatatatatatatatatatatagcagatTTATTTCAGGTGATTTAATTTCAGCTCATCAAGTATATTGTTATGATTATGATTTCATCTTATTTGATTCTTTATAATctatataattgaaaattttctttatttttgtgctTCGTTGATGGTTGAAATCGGATACTCCATCAAAGAGAATGAAAGAACGAGGCACGAATATATAGTAAGTTAAGATGTATTTGTCGGTGGGAATatactattattatttttatctgtcTTGCCTAATTCTTCTGTTTTGGCTTTTGGCTGAATTAATATATTCCAAAGTGTAACtggaaataaaattataaaactgtgTGAATATGTCCAAATAAAGATACCTTCTTACGAAATGATTGTTCGATCCTTATAAGTTTGGACAGCTTTTACATGCTTAGATTATTAATGAATAAAGGCGAACAAACCACATGAGTTTCACTAATTAAACCGAAGGCAAAAAGGGGAAAAggtaaaatgataaataaagagATAAACGTATTGCAAACTTTCGGTATTTATActcttatatatgtttttttttgtgtGAAATAGACTCGAAAATAATAGAATAAGAAAATAACGAGCGAGAAATTTTAGATAATATTAAATTTTTTGGAGTCAAAAATAATTGAGCACTTGATACGTAAGTCTTTCCAGAAACGAGAGAAgatatctttttccttttttttttgtgtgtgaacGAGGGGGAGGGAGTGTCACAATCTCAAATAAAGACCTTAAAGTTTTCTAAAATTAAATTCTCATATTGTAATATCTTTTCTTTTATCATTTAAGTCTAAGAATATGACCCTCCACATACGTGTGAGATTATGAATAAGTAGATGATAAATTActtttataaaattatattttagtaatttttttgTCAAGTCTCGACCGAACAATCTTGAATAAGTCTAGACATGACATTTCACATATGCATGAGATCATGAGTAAGTGgatatctctttttcttttactgtCATAAAGTTTATAGGAGAATGTGGCAAAAAAGTCATTGGAttcaaatttataaaatataatttaaattatatatcaaTATTGAATTGTTTCCTTGAAGACGAATGAGTTAATATCTGCCTAGTTAATATCGGATCTTAGCTTGCAATATAGTAGTTTGTCACATCTGAAGCTGTTTGACTAAATATGGAATTTACATCTTCTAAAATAAATCATAGAAATTAGTGTGACTCAAATTAACTTAttaagtgtaaaaaaaaattagattatTTCTAAACATAGAAGAatgtcatttaaaaaaaaatgaatatcaCATAAATTAGGACGGAAGAAATATATGACATGAAATTAGAGAAAAGCGTTAAAAATTTACTATTTCTTTGCCATATAATCcatctttttgaagtttttgagCACTTCTTAAAAAAGATAATTATAATCTTAATCATAAGCATACTTGTCTCTAGTATCCTTTCTTTGCCTTAAATAtttcatttgaaaaaaagaaagatataataactacttattatttttcttaaatgtCAATTATTTAGAAACCAAATTAATTTGTCAAACACTAGTATTTGACACCGAAGAGAATAAACGAAAAACAAGCTGTAACTTGTTCCAATAatacaaaaaaaacaaacaaacaatatACAAATCCTGTCATGTTCTCTCTCACCCATTGTCCTACGTTATAAACGATGTTAATTTGTCTTTGAAATCTTCTTTGCCTCATTGGCATTCACGGGCTAAATCTTATTAACTTTCTTTTCTCCAAAATTTATCTTTTTCCTGTGTGAGCCACTGACCATACAAAAGACCCCATTAAAAATCTCCAAAACATGTGGCTTTGTTCCTTCTGTTATTATCTGCACACAACTTTAATTTGCAGTTGACACCTTTTTCCTCCTCGTTTCCTGTTCTTGAGCTTTTTCTCTTTCTCTGGTACTAGTACCAATTAATTTCTTGAAACTGCAAAATTCTAGATCCCAATATTCATACGTATCTTTTTGTGCATGATCATTATTCACCTAGCTTTTCTATTTTGTTTGTCACAATTTATACAATTTTCTTGGAAAAGGTAAATTGGTCTTTTTAGTGATTTTCTTTGATTTCCCATAAAGCCTGAAAATGGGTTATGCTTAATTGTCTCAAagacttgttttttttttttttttttgatgtgtGACTTTGCTGAGAGTTGAAAGTTGAGTTTGTTGTTGGTTGTGAGAatgcctccaaataattttcctttgaGATGGGAAAGTACAGGGGATCAATGGTGGTTTGCTTCACCTATTGATTGGGCTGCAGCAAATGGTCATTATGACATAGTGAGGGAGTTGCTTCACTTAGACACCAATTTACTCATAAAGCTCACTTCTTTACGTAGAATAAGAAGGCTTGAGACTGTTTGGGATGACGAGGAACAGTTTGATGATGTTGCAAAATGTAGGTCTGAGGTTGCTAAAAAGCTTCtccttcaaggtgaaacaaagaAAGGGCATAACTCTTTGATTAGAGCTGGCTATGGTGGCTGGCTTCTTTATACTGCTGCCTCAGCTGGGGATGTTGAATTTGTCAAACAATTATTGGAAAGGGACCCACTTTTGGTGTTTGGAGAAGGAGAGTATGGTGTTACTGATATACTTTATGCAGCTGCTAGGAGTAAAAACTCTCAAGTATTTAGGCTGCTCTTTGATTCTTCAATCTCACTTGAAAATGAGGTTTCTTCCACTTTCAGGTTGGAAATGATGAATAGGGCAGTTCATGCTGCAGCTAGAGGGGGAAATGTTGACATGTTGAGACAGATTCTCGGAACTTGTTCTGATGTTTTGGTTTATAGAGATGCTCAAGGATCTACTCTCTTGCATTCTGCTTCTGCTAGAGGCCAGGTTCAGGTTTGTTCTATTCTTTTATCTTGTTGATAGAGCGGAACCCAATTTGCTTGTAATTGAGACGTAGTTGTTCCTGTTCAAATTGAGCAGAATGGATATAGGGGATTCATATAATTGTGTTTGGTATATAGCTGAATGTAGCTTTAAGTCTTGCTTACTTATTAATGTCTATATCTTGCTTCCATTACCTTAGTTTTGTTATTTCTTGTTTACCCTCCATAGTTATGTCTTTGCGATGAAGAATCCTCTAACTCCATAGTAGTCTAGAGGGTGGCATTATCAAATGGATAGCTTTCAAATCAACCTTTTAAAGCTAAAACTTGATTAACCGCTTAGTGTAATATAACGTGCTTTATCAGTTTGATGCGTAGTAGATTATACTCGCAGAGGTTCTAGATGTAAATCATTGGTATCCCAATTTTGCTAAGTAGTAGATTAAATTGGGTAACTTTTTTTGTTTCTGTTGTATCTGAAGTgctgaagaaattaaaagaaagaatgTCTCAGATCTAAAGTGTGGAACGTGCCTTTCAAAAGAAGCTGGTTTAATGTAGCCCCTGTTTCTGACCATCTTTCTAAAATAAAGACTGCGTCTATAGTTGTTGTTTTCTTAGTTCAATGCCTACTGTTTTAAGAAAGCAAAAAATTTTAAGGAGTGAAGAAATCCAATTTAAAATTACTGTTTTGGCTAAGATCAGCCTACTTAAGGTTATATTGAAGGATATTAAGTGTGAAAACATGAGTCCAAAGGAATCGTGTACAATTCTCACATAAACGATACCAAGCCAAGCTCTTTGTCCTCATACGATGGTTGTCCGGCAACTGTGTATTCTCAGCAATGTCCTAAGAACTCAAACTGATTGTTATCAGGTTCAACTACCTGGTGCTCCTTTTCAGTTGGTCTGGAAAGCTGGAACATTTTTCGGAATTTAGCCATGTTTGTGTCTTTATCTGCTGCTGCTGTGATATAGACTGCCCTGTGACTGAAATAGGGTTATCTATGTCCCAATTCTGCACTTTCTTCTAGATAAGCAGCCGAAAAAGGGTGTAAGACTTCTTGAGTTGACATAACTTTTCGGTTAACATACAACACCAGTTTTGGTACGTAAGAGCACTTGTTGGATTTGCTTCGTTTGGTTATTTTTTGAGAGAGTAGTTGATATTTAACTGAATCGAACTGTTCTGGACTATTAGCTGTCTAGTTTGAGCATTGCCTCCTCGTTATCGTTTGCTTTAACTTGATGTTTTCTTGAACTGCCAGAGATTTGTTACTTTTGACTGTTGAATTAAATCTTAGTTACTTCTTTGCAGGTTGTTAGGAGTTTACTGGAAACATATGACCTTATTAACTCCAGAGACAACCAGGGGAACACTGCACTTCATGTGGCTGCTTATAGGGGTTACTTATCTGTGGTGGAAGTTCTTGTATCTGTTTCTCCTTCATCTATCTCATTGAGAAACAACTACGGAGACACGTTTCTTCACATGGCTGTAGCCGGATTTCGGACCCCAAGTTTCCGCAGACTGGATCGGCAAATGGAGTTAATGAAGCAGTTGGTACGTGGAAAGGTTATCGAGATCGAAGACATTATTAACATTAGGAACAATGATGGTCGGACTGCTCTTCACATGGCTGTAATTGAAAACATTCAGACTGATGTTGTGGAACTCCTCATGACTGCATTTTCCATAAATTTAAATATCCGTGATGCTGATGGAAATACCCCACTGGATCTCCTCAAGCAATGTCCAAGATCTCCATCGTCTGAGATATTGATTAAGCGCCTCATTTCAGCTGGAGGAATTTCCAATTGCCAAGACCATATGACAAGAACTGCCCTAGCTTCCCACTTGAAGATGCAGGGTATTGGGGGCAGTCCTGGTGCCTCTTTTAGGATCCCTGACGCTGAAATATTCCTGTATGCTGGCATTGATAATGCATCTGATGCCACTAGTGAGTGTGCAAGCACAGAAATCGATTCTTGCTGGGGTGAACCGAGCCCTTGCCATTCTGCTGCAGGGTCTAATTCATCACACAAGCTAGGCTCAGTTAGCAGTGCTGCTAGGCGCTTGAAGTTTCTTCTACGATTGacaaggaagaaagaaagaaaagtagatACCACCGGCTTAGAAGATAATATGTCTGTGGAATCACACAGATTGTATGCTGGCTTGGGAGACCAGCCAATACCTCTACGACAAAGATTCTCGAGGATGTCATCGCTTCCAAACAACAAAAGAGTGCTCCCTGTCCAAAATAGTCTACCAAGTCCATCTACCAAAAAGAAATTTGCAGCTGGTCTGATGCATGGCGTTATCCAAATGACACCTCAATCGTCTTATGGATCACCATCAAGTGCTTATTCTGAATCTTCCTGGTCATCTCCAGTGGTTGTCGACAAAGAAAAGAGGATGGATCTTGGCAATATGAGTGGAGGAGCCTCTAGCTTAAATCTGTCAAATAGGAGAGAAAAATCAAAACTGACACGTAAACATGGTTCCTTCAACATGAAGTTAATGAATCAGTACTTCTGTTTCGGCGCTCAAGGCCTCGCTGTGGAAAATTCTGTTAACTGTGCACAACAAGATCAACATCACAGGCATCCAGTGGTAGCATGACTTTCATTGCTGCATCTACACAAGTAAGAAGTCATTGGACATATCCTTCCTGTAAATAGTTTGGGATTTTGGTCTAAAGTATTACCAGCTTCTTGGAAcaacatattgaaaatatatttttagtgctTGTAGTACACTAATTTTTTGCAGCAGTATCCTTTTTGTCTTGTCTGTGTTTTACGTGTGCTCTGAGGTGAGAATCTAAAGCAAAAGTTTGTAATTTCTACTCAAGTAAAAGAGCAATGGAAATGGTaaagaatgttttttttttttgagtatcTTGAATCTTGACTGATAACTAGTTTGAAAAGAATGTAACTAGGAGCTCATTTCGTGCCATTCTTCTAATTCATTTTTTAACGAGTTATTGACGTACTCTTTTGAGCACTGATATTCAAAAAGCTTTCCTATAGTTTTCTACTTTTTGAAATCTAAAGAATGCAAAAATTTCTCACTAATCAAGTTATTCTGAACAGAGATGGATTCATGATTTAAAGATAGATTTGAAATAGGTGCGATCTATACTTTTTACATACGTACACAATGTGTGAAATGAAAGTTTACTGGTTGAGTTGAAAGCAACAAAGTATCTATCATTAATCACGAATTTTTAGTTTTCTCTTAATCCCGATTTTTTAATAGATCTCGTTCATGATTTGTATCTGATTCTCTAGCTAATTTGGCTAAAAAAGAATTGGATTAGTAGTTAGTTCAACAAGAACAATCGATCTTACAATAAACAAATTTATTTATCATCTGACATCGACGAAATTTTCCAAACAGGTTTGAGATTTCTCAACTGACATACACAAAAGAAAGCATATAAATCCCAGTCCGAATCTAAAAGGGAAcacaaaatcaaaaagaaaaagggaaatggACAGAAAAAGATTCAGGCATATACAAAGAATAAATGAAAAAAAACTGAATAATTGCAAAACCATGAATGTTGTTCATATTCATTATTGCAGAGCACCAAATAATGGATGATAAATCCAAAAATTGTTGGGCTCAAGccttccaaagatactcttaaTACGATGTGATACTTTGGATTAAACACACATGATTTCCCAAAAAGGCCTGAAACCATTAAGAGATCCCTACACTTTATATATAGGCTCCTAATTTTTTCAGTTACCAATCCAACTTGGTTCGCATACCCAACAATCTCCCCCTCGAACTAAGTTTCACGTGGACTGTTCCATGATCCACGAGTCAATTTTCGGGATTCATTATGTGCCACTCATATCGTTGGAGAATTTATGACAATCGAAGCCTACAACGTGCTTCTTCACGTGTGTGTGTCTCCAAGCTCATAAGGATAAGAAAACCGAGCTCCACACATCCCTCCGCC is a genomic window containing:
- the LOC107817424 gene encoding uncharacterized protein LOC107817424; protein product: MPPNNFPLRWESTGDQWWFASPIDWAAANGHYDIVRELLHLDTNLLIKLTSLRRIRRLETVWDDEEQFDDVAKCRSEVAKKLLLQGETKKGHNSLIRAGYGGWLLYTAASAGDVEFVKQLLERDPLLVFGEGEYGVTDILYAAARSKNSQVFRLLFDSSISLENEVSSTFRLEMMNRAVHAAARGGNVDMLRQILGTCSDVLVYRDAQGSTLLHSASARGQVQVVRSLLETYDLINSRDNQGNTALHVAAYRGYLSVVEVLVSVSPSSISLRNNYGDTFLHMAVAGFRTPSFRRLDRQMELMKQLVRGKVIEIEDIINIRNNDGRTALHMAVIENIQTDVVELLMTAFSINLNIRDADGNTPLDLLKQCPRSPSSEILIKRLISAGGISNCQDHMTRTALASHLKMQGIGGSPGASFRIPDAEIFLYAGIDNASDATSECASTEIDSCWGEPSPCHSAAGSNSSHKLGSVSSAARRLKFLLRLTRKKERKVDTTGLEDNMSVESHRLYAGLGDQPIPLRQRFSRMSSLPNNKRVLPVQNSLPSPSTKKKFAAGLMHGVIQMTPQSSYGSPSSAYSESSWSSPVVVDKEKRMDLGNMSGGASSLNLSNRREKSKLTRKHGSFNMKLMNQYFCFGAQGLAVENSVNCAQQDQHHRHPVVA